A genomic window from Coccinella septempunctata chromosome 9, icCocSept1.1, whole genome shotgun sequence includes:
- the LOC123320871 gene encoding spermidine synthase, whose product MVKYCCAPGCLNYWGQNKNITFHRFPHKRPDILEKWIQATKMKNFEANLFAMICSDHFTVDCYTENNLHRRILKKEAIPTIFKHFSDNVKTAEEAKPNEAEPSSSDTNEKSVSEQMENHANDPVVQSNHITESAEKMDCLESASGQIQDGWFREINDMWPGQHLALKVDKVLSCEKSEYQEIMVLQTSNHGKALILDGIIQCTENDEFAYQEMISFLPLCAHPNPERVLIVGGGDGGVAREVTKHPLVKEIVQVEIDQKVIDVCKKHLPSMSKGFDSEKLNLQVCDGFEYMRTHKNEFDVIITDSSDPIGPATALFSESYFLLLKEALRPGGIICSQGGTIWAGIEMVKSTFEHCRKHFKVVRYPIASVPTYPTGQIGFFLAALDETNDLSVPKLNFTQDELDKYELKYYNSEIHRSCFVLPNFAKKVLYG is encoded by the exons ATGGTGAAATACTGTTGTGCTCCTGGATGTCTGAATTATTGGGGACAGAATAAAAACATCACATTTCACAG GTTTCCTCATAAGCGGCCAGATATATTGGAGAAATGGATACAAGCaactaaaatgaaaaatttcgagGCGAATCTCTTCGCTATGATTTGTAGTGATCATTTCACAGTTGATTGTTACACAGAAAATAATCTGCATAGGAGAATTTTGAAGAAGGAAGCTATTCCAACTATATTCAAGCATTTCAGTGACAACGTTAAGACTGCAGAAGAAGCAAAACCGAATGAGGCTGAG CCTAGTTCATCTGATACAAATGAAAAATCGGTATCAGAACAAATGGAAAATCATGCTAATGATCCAGTGGTTCAATCCAACCATATAACCGAG AGTGCCGAGAAAATGGATTGCCTTGAATCTGCCAGCGGTCAAATTCAGGATGGCTGGTTCAGAGAAATCAACGATATGTGGCCAGGTCAGCATCTTGCTCTCAAGGTTGATAAAGTTTTGAGTTGCGAGAAATCGGAATATCAAGAGATTATGGTTTTGCAAAC GTCCAATCACGGCAAAGCCTTGATACTAGATGGCATCATTCAATGTACCGAAAATGACGAATTCGCATATCAGGAAATGATTTCCTTTCTACCCCTTTGTGCCCACCCTAACCCTGAAAGGGTGCTCATTGTGGGCGGGGGTGATGGGGGCGTGGCCAGAGAGGTTACCAAGCACCCATTGGTCAAAGAGATTGTTCAGGTAGAGATCGATCAGAAGGTGATTGATGTATGTAAGAAGCACCTACCGTCTATGTCCAAGGGATTTGATTCTGAAAAATTAAATCTCCAG GTTTGTGACGGCTTTGAGTATATGAGGACACATAAAAATGAATTTGATGTAATCATCACAGACTCCAGCGATCCAATAGGGCCAGCCACAGCCCTGTTTTCAGAGTCTTACTTTTTGCTTCTCAAAGAGGCTCTCAGACCAGGTGGGATCATTTGTTCGCAAGGTGGAACCATTTGGGCCGGTATTGAAATGGTCAAAAGTACCTTTGAACATTGTCGCAAGCATTTCAAGGTCGTGAG AtatccgattgcaagtgttccaACCTACCCCACAGGACAGATCGGGTTTTTCTTGGCAGCTCTTGACGAAACGAATGATTTGAGCGTGCCGAAGCTCAATTTCACACAGGATGAATTGGATAAATACGAATTGAAGTATTATAATTCTGAAATTCACAGGTCCTGCTTCGTGCTGCCAAATTTTGCCAAGAAAGTTTTATACGGTTGA
- the LOC123320868 gene encoding thyroid receptor-interacting protein 6 isoform X2 codes for MNDLDKQLAELALINRKELTPSLQSNSGTLGRKVGPAVPPKPKKPQPQVPQSYPLKHSSEPLYSSGLSTNSALYSNASSNAHTYANSGRMSSTSSNQSIPQQRYQNTYANLPRDDQRYLNQYNAGPSPSLSSMAGSTMGQRGYDPRSDQVTYSNIQVGNRVKPESLVYSNLMHPQRGGSMYSNLNMGSPAPPYGNGGADDLPPPPPPLTSNLGDYQPCTVNTNLPPPPEDLVAPPSPVSSSYSELRRATGRGQDYSTYGMGSQASSTYESIYEPINPRPPSQLSSRSNYSLYAPYVSGNNSVMTGPSQSASRMGLNKDQEVDSLTDLLVQGLDNDDSDILDTYGHCTKCKEKIVGASNGCTAMSRLYHTKCFTCHQCAVNLQGKPFYALNGKPYCEEDYFNTLEKCCVCQKPIMDRILRATGKPYHPGCFCCVVCGKSLDGIPFTVDATNRVHCIEDFHKIFAPRCWVCKQPIMPEPGEEETVRVVALDHSFHVQCYKCEDCGLVLSSEAEGRGCYPLDGHVLCKSCNAKRVQAISNNITTEL; via the exons ATGAACGATTTAGATAAACAGTTGGCCGAATTGGCCCTAATAAATAGGAAAGAGCTTACACCAAGCCTCCAATCTAATTCCGGTACATTGGGTAGAAAAGTGGGCCCTGCAGTACCACCGAAACCGAAAAAGCCCCAACCTCAG GTTCCTCAGTCCTATCCTCTCAAACATTCTTCGGAACCTTTATACTCTTCTGGGCTTTCAACAAACTCTGCTCTATACTCTAATGCTTCATCAAACGCTCATACATACGCTAACAGCGGACGGATGTCTTCCACTTCCTCCAATCAGTCGATTCCACAACAAAGGTACCAAAATACTTACGCCAATTTACCTAGAGATGATCAGAGATATTTGAATCAGTATAACGCTGGACCATCTCCATCCTTATCATCTATGGCTGGGTCAACAATGGGACAAAGAG GTTACGATCCCAGATCAGATCAGGTGACTTACAGTAATATCCAGGTTGGGAATAGAGTAAAGCCTGAATCCTTGGTGTATTCTAACTTGATGCATCCTCAAAGGGGTGGAAGCATGTATAGCAACTTGAATATGGGATCCCCTGCTCCCCCATATGGTAACGGAG GTGCTGACGATTTACCCCCACCTCCCCCACCGTTAACTTCCAATCTTGGCGATTATCAGCCTTGTACTGTGAACACCAATTTGCCACCACCGCCCGAGGATCTCGTTGCCCCTCCGTCCCCTGTAAGTTCGAGCTACAGCGAACTGCGCAGAGCCACTGGTCGCGGTCAAGATTATAGCACTTACGGGATGGGTTCGCAG GCTTCCTCTACTTATGAATCCATTTACGAGCCTATTAATCCCAGGCCTCCGAGTCAGCTGTCTTCTCGCTCAAACTACTCTTTATACGCCCCGTATGTGAGCGGAAACAATAGCGTAATGACAGGTCCTTCGCAATCGGCCAGCAGGATGGGCTTGAACAAAGATCAGGAAGTCGACAGCCTGACTGATCTGCTTGTTCAAGGTCTAGATAATGATGACAGCGATATCTTAGACACTTACGGTCATTGTACCAAGTGCAAAGAGAAG ATTGTTGGGGCAAGCAATGGTTGTACGGCTATGTCCAGGTTGTACCATACGAAATGTTTCACTTGCCATCAGTGTGCTGTAAACCTACAGGGAAAACCATTCTACGCTTTGAATGGTAAACCCTACTGCGAAGAAGATTACTTT AACACTTTGGAAAAGTGCTGCGTTTGTCAGAAACCCATCATGGATAGAATTTTGAGGGCTACTGGAAAACCCTATCATCCCGGTTGTTTTTGTTGTGTTGTTTGCGGTAAGAGCCTGGACGGGATACCTTTCACGGTTGATGCTACAAATAGAGTTCATTGCATCGAAGATTTCCACAA AATATTTGCTCCGAGATGTTGGGTATGTAAGCAGCCAATTATGCCCGAACCGGGTGAGGAAGAAACCGTCCGTGTGGTTGCTCTTGATCATAGTTTCCATGTTCAGTGTTACAAATGCGAA GACTGCGGTCTAGTGCTCTCATCAGAAGCTGAAGGGAGAGGTTGTTACCCGCTAGATGGTCATGTGTTGTGCAAGAGTTGCAATGCGAAAAGAGTACAAGCGATTTCAAATAACATAACTACGGAGCTTTAA
- the LOC123320868 gene encoding thyroid receptor-interacting protein 6 isoform X1, producing the protein MNDLDKQLAELALINRKELTPSLQSNSGTLGRKVGPAVPPKPKKPQPQVPQSYPLKHSSEPLYSSGLSTNSALYSNASSNAHTYANSGRMSSTSSNQSIPQQRYQNTYANLPRDDQRYLNQYNAGPSPSLSSMAGSTMGQRGYDPRSDQVTYSNIQVGNRVKPESLVYSNLMHPQRGGSMYSNLNMGSPAPPYGNGGADDLPPPPPPLTSNLGDYQPCTVNTNLPPPPEDLVAPPSPVSSSYSELRRATGRGQDYSTYGMGSQYADSDFGYGNSSKASSTYESIYEPINPRPPSQLSSRSNYSLYAPYVSGNNSVMTGPSQSASRMGLNKDQEVDSLTDLLVQGLDNDDSDILDTYGHCTKCKEKIVGASNGCTAMSRLYHTKCFTCHQCAVNLQGKPFYALNGKPYCEEDYFNTLEKCCVCQKPIMDRILRATGKPYHPGCFCCVVCGKSLDGIPFTVDATNRVHCIEDFHKIFAPRCWVCKQPIMPEPGEEETVRVVALDHSFHVQCYKCEDCGLVLSSEAEGRGCYPLDGHVLCKSCNAKRVQAISNNITTEL; encoded by the exons ATGAACGATTTAGATAAACAGTTGGCCGAATTGGCCCTAATAAATAGGAAAGAGCTTACACCAAGCCTCCAATCTAATTCCGGTACATTGGGTAGAAAAGTGGGCCCTGCAGTACCACCGAAACCGAAAAAGCCCCAACCTCAG GTTCCTCAGTCCTATCCTCTCAAACATTCTTCGGAACCTTTATACTCTTCTGGGCTTTCAACAAACTCTGCTCTATACTCTAATGCTTCATCAAACGCTCATACATACGCTAACAGCGGACGGATGTCTTCCACTTCCTCCAATCAGTCGATTCCACAACAAAGGTACCAAAATACTTACGCCAATTTACCTAGAGATGATCAGAGATATTTGAATCAGTATAACGCTGGACCATCTCCATCCTTATCATCTATGGCTGGGTCAACAATGGGACAAAGAG GTTACGATCCCAGATCAGATCAGGTGACTTACAGTAATATCCAGGTTGGGAATAGAGTAAAGCCTGAATCCTTGGTGTATTCTAACTTGATGCATCCTCAAAGGGGTGGAAGCATGTATAGCAACTTGAATATGGGATCCCCTGCTCCCCCATATGGTAACGGAG GTGCTGACGATTTACCCCCACCTCCCCCACCGTTAACTTCCAATCTTGGCGATTATCAGCCTTGTACTGTGAACACCAATTTGCCACCACCGCCCGAGGATCTCGTTGCCCCTCCGTCCCCTGTAAGTTCGAGCTACAGCGAACTGCGCAGAGCCACTGGTCGCGGTCAAGATTATAGCACTTACGGGATGGGTTCGCAG TATGCCGACTCAGATTTTGGATATGGGAATTCCTCCAAG GCTTCCTCTACTTATGAATCCATTTACGAGCCTATTAATCCCAGGCCTCCGAGTCAGCTGTCTTCTCGCTCAAACTACTCTTTATACGCCCCGTATGTGAGCGGAAACAATAGCGTAATGACAGGTCCTTCGCAATCGGCCAGCAGGATGGGCTTGAACAAAGATCAGGAAGTCGACAGCCTGACTGATCTGCTTGTTCAAGGTCTAGATAATGATGACAGCGATATCTTAGACACTTACGGTCATTGTACCAAGTGCAAAGAGAAG ATTGTTGGGGCAAGCAATGGTTGTACGGCTATGTCCAGGTTGTACCATACGAAATGTTTCACTTGCCATCAGTGTGCTGTAAACCTACAGGGAAAACCATTCTACGCTTTGAATGGTAAACCCTACTGCGAAGAAGATTACTTT AACACTTTGGAAAAGTGCTGCGTTTGTCAGAAACCCATCATGGATAGAATTTTGAGGGCTACTGGAAAACCCTATCATCCCGGTTGTTTTTGTTGTGTTGTTTGCGGTAAGAGCCTGGACGGGATACCTTTCACGGTTGATGCTACAAATAGAGTTCATTGCATCGAAGATTTCCACAA AATATTTGCTCCGAGATGTTGGGTATGTAAGCAGCCAATTATGCCCGAACCGGGTGAGGAAGAAACCGTCCGTGTGGTTGCTCTTGATCATAGTTTCCATGTTCAGTGTTACAAATGCGAA GACTGCGGTCTAGTGCTCTCATCAGAAGCTGAAGGGAGAGGTTGTTACCCGCTAGATGGTCATGTGTTGTGCAAGAGTTGCAATGCGAAAAGAGTACAAGCGATTTCAAATAACATAACTACGGAGCTTTAA
- the LOC123320875 gene encoding protein unc-45 homolog B, protein MGTADIENSEKYKEQGNEAFKNGNWDEALALYTKAIHLVNEEGKDLATYYKNRAATHLKLENYEEAVTDCDKCLKITPSDPKALYRRCQALEKLERFEEAYRDATHIFRDDPNNKLIQPTLERLYRVVQERERRNAQTSTKLESMIKIAFEFTENIEKRETAMKNLLVLAREGAGSEIMVKSSVIQQIRRLLKVEKNEEIQITAIRIIGELFKHSPEKTKKVLQDLGLPWFLETLDSTNKEQVNAVQYCLQATLNSFSGMKNKSDSKPDKELIKKHETEINSILAFLINNITNAIISGLARDAIIELLIRNVHYTALDWAMQLVDQGGVEKLLQCTGELEEFKYESSMNITSSTSTIAAMCLQRVYENMYYDSAKEKFMGKIENYVKEKLLSPDIESKVRVVATITSLLRGPLDVGNAIVGKEGIMQMILVMANTEDVLQQRVACECIIATASRADKAKAIIAQGVDILKKLYTSKDEGVRLRALVGLCKLGSSAGTDASLRPFAEGSNVKLAEACRRFMLRPGKDLSFRKWATEGLAYLTLDAEVKEKLIEDTACIRAMIELARSGDESCLYGVITTLMNLINAYEEQEVLPEMVELAKFAKQHIPEKHELDDPDFITKRIIVLGKEGITSALVALSKTESEHSRESISRVFNALCSEQELRGIVVAQGGVKALMSLASRGTEKGKVQACQALARIGITIDPEVAFPGQRCLEVIRPLIQLLHPDRSGLENFEALMALCNLAQVSESARQKILKEGGLSRIDHYLFEEHQYLCRAATQCMTNMAMSPDVVKIYEGPNDKIKMMVSLAMDEDVDTSMAASGCLAILTGSSKTVCGKIFESQNWLDCLQMLLANPKPSIQYRGLCVVSNVVDSSKENAEKLISTNVMEILMALSKLPEETHPKVANTAEEILKAAEKLGVIKRPGQDDE, encoded by the exons ATGGGCACAGCTGATATCGAAAACtcggaaaaatataaagagcaaGGTAATGAGGCCTTCAAAAATGGCAATTGGGACGAAGCTTTAGCATTATATACTAAAGCAATACACCTCGTTAATGAGGAAGGGAAGGATTTGGCCACTTACTATAAAAATAGGGCCGCAACACATCTTAAACTTGAGAATTATGAAGAGGCAGTTACGGATTGTGacaaatgtttgaaaataactCCCTCAGACCCAAAGGCTCTCTATCGACGCTGCCAAGCATTAGAGAAACTGGAG AGATTCGAAGAAGCTTACAGGGATGCTACACATATATTCAGAGATGATCCTAATAATAAATTGATTCAACCAACACTTGAACGATTGTACAGGGTAGTTCAAGAGAGGGAAAGAAGAAATGCTCAAACAAGTACCAAACTAGAAAGCATGATAAAAATCGCATTTGAATTcacagaaaatattgaaaaacgcGAAACCGCTATGAAAAACTTATTGGTATTGGCAAGAGAAGGAGCCGGTTCTGAAATAATGGTGAAATCATCTGTTATACAACAAATTAGAAGACTGTTGAAAGTTGAGAAGAacgaagaaattcaaataacaG CAATAAGAATAATTGGAGAACTTTTCAAGCATTCCCCGGAAAAAACCAAGAAAGTTCTCCAAGATTTAGGTTTACCTTGGTTTCTCGAAACACTCGATTCCACGAATAAAGAGCAAGTAAATGCGGTACAATATTGCCTTCAAGCAACTTTGAATTCCTTTTCTGGAATGAAGAACAAATCGGACTCTAAACCAGATAAGGAATTGATCAAGAAACACGAAACGGAAATAAATTCAATACTAGCATTTTTGATAAACAACATTACAAACGCAATAATAAGCGGATTAGCAAGAGATGCAATTATAGAACTACTCATAAGAAATGTGCATTATACTGCTTTGGATTGGGCTATGCAACTTGTCGACCAAG GGGGGGTTGAGAAATTGCTGCAATGTACGGGTGAACTGGAGGAATTCAAGTATGAAAGTTCCATGAATATAACATCGTCAACAAGTACCATAGCTGCAATGTGTCTACAGCGAGTCTACGAAAACATGTATTATGACAGCGCAAAAGAGAAATTTATGGGCAAAATAGAAAACTACGTAAAGGAGAAACTGCTTAGTCCAGATATAGAATCGAAAGTCAGGGTTGTTGCAACCATAACTAGTTTATTAAGGGGTCCTCTTGATGTTGGAAATGCAATTGTAGGAAAAGAAGGAATAATGCAGATGATTTTGGTTATGGCCAATACCGAAGATGTTTTACAACAAAGG GTTGCTTGCGAATGTATCATTGCAACAGCCAGTAGGGCAGACAAAGCGAAGGCTATAATAGCACAAGGTGTTGACATTTTGAAGAAGTTGTACACTTCGAAAGACGAAGGAGTTAGATTGAGGGCACTAGTGGGTTTATGTAAACTCGGTAGTTCAGCTGGTACTGACGCTTCATTGAGGCCTTTTGCCGAAGGCTCCAACGTGAAATTAGCTGAAGCTTGTAGAAG GTTCATGTTGAGACCGGGAAAAGACTTGTCCTTCAGAAAATGGGCAACCGAAGGATTAGCTTACTTGACACTGGACGCGGAGGTCAAGGAGAAACTGATAGAAGACACAGCCTGCATCCGTGCAATGATCGAACTAGCCAGATCAGGCGACGAATCTTGCTTATATGGAGTGATCACTACTTTGATGAATCTCATCAACGCGTACGAAGAACAAGAG GTCCTTCCGGAAATGGTGGAACTGGCCAAGTTCGCCAAACAGCACATTCCAGAGAAACACGAACTGGACGATCCTGATTTCATCACCAAGAGGATCATAGTCTTGGGAAAAGAGGGTATAACCTCGGCCCTTGTAGCCCTTTCGAAAACCGAGAGCGAACACTCCAGAGAATCCATTTCGAGAGTGTTCAACGCCCTGTGTAGCGAACAAGAATTGAGGGGCATAGTTGTAGCCCAAGGGGGGGTTAAAGCACTGATGTCGTTGGCCTCTAGGGGCACCGAAAAGGGTAAAGTTCAAGCCTGTCAGGCTCTGGCCAGGATAGGTATAACGATAGACCCAGAGGTGGCTTTCCCAGGCCAGAGATGTCTGGAGGTCATAAGACCGCTGATCCAACTCCTACACCCTGATCGAAGCGGCCTGGAAAATTTCGAGGCACTCATGGCGTTGTGCAACTTGGCACAG GTGAGTGAAAGCGCCAGACAAAAAATCCTGAAGGAAGGTGGACTCTCCAGGATCGACCATTACCTCTTCGAGGAACATCAGTACCTTTGCAGAGCTGCCACCCAATGTATGACCAACATGGCCATGTCCCCAGACGTGGTCAAGATCTACGAAGGTCCCAACGACAAAATAAAAATGATGGTATCCCTGGCGATGGACGAAGACGTCGACACTTCCATGGCCGCCTCTGGATGCCTGGCCATATTGACCGGTAGCAGCAAGACAGTCTGCGGCAAGATTTTCGAATCGCAGAACTGGCTGGATTGCTTGCAGATGCTGCTGGCCAATCCTAAACCGAGCATCCAGTACCGGGGACTCTGCGTCGTCTCAAACGTTGTGGATAGCTCGAAGGAAAACGCGGAAAAGCTGATCTCGACCAATGTTATGGAAATTCTGATGGCTTTGTCTAAATTGCCCGAGGAAACCCACCCCAAAGTGGCCAATACTGCTGAAGAGATTCTCAAGGCTGCAGAAAAATTGGGCGTCATCAAAAGGCCGGGACAAGATGACGAATGA